The genomic DNA GCAGACTTACTTTACTCACATCGCACATGATATTGAGCATGAGTACGTTTCGGGGAAATTACCAAAGGGAATTGACCTGGCTTATGATGGCTTGCGAATCCCGGTCACCTTTTGAAATTTCAAATTGTTGTGGATGGGTTCCACTTGTGTTAAGAGTGTATTTTTCACACCTCAAAAGATTGCCCGCGAGTTGGAATGATCGGGTCTTCATCCGTGAAATCTCTCAGCACTTCGGCAAGCGCTGTTGCGGAGTCAGGTTCGCCGTGGACGAGAAACGCCTGACCGATTCCCCCCGCTTGAGCAGCTTGCTCGAACCACCAGCGGAAGTCCGTTACATCAGCATGAGCCGATAGTCCATCCAGCTTTTCGACATGAGCCTTGAGTCGAAAATCTCGATCGAAAAACTTGACGTACTTTTGCCGCTCGGCAATGCGGCGGCCCGTTGTGTGTTCTGCCTGAAAACCAATTAAGGCGACCGTGTTGTGAGGATCGGAAATCGCATGAGCCAAATGATGCACAACGCGCCCACTTTCGCACATTCCCGAGGCAGAGATAATGAGCATCGTTCCTTCACGATCATTTAACTCTTTGCTTTCATGCGAAGACAGCACATAACTCAGCCAGGGAAATCCAAACGGATCGTCGTCATCTCGCAGCAAAAGCTGGATTTCAGTATCCATGATCTCCAGGTGATCGCGATAAACTTTCGTGAGTCGCGTCGCCAGTGGACTGTCGACAAATACCGGAATTGGAGGCAGCAGATTTTCGTTGAAGAGTTCATTTAGAAAATAAACCAGCTGTTGAGTTCGGCCCAGTGCAAAAGCAGGCACAATCACACGGCCTCCGACCGCGACCGCTTCCTTCAGAATTCGCAGCAGTTCCATTTTGATATCCCCTGATGGGGCATGCACGCGATTGCCGTAAGTCG from Rubinisphaera italica includes the following:
- a CDS encoding MBL fold metallo-hydrolase; translation: MKLTFHGAAGEVTGSQHLLESDGRKILFDCGLFQGRRAESRRKNEEFAYDPRDIDVVILSHAHIDHSGNLPRLFRMGFRGRVFCTAATADFVEIMLKDAAKIQQEDSRYLSRHLKPGHPSVEPLYDQDDVDGLMELFEPLDFEKRHEIASGFRIRFLNSGHILGSAITEVDLEEDGIWKRIVFTGDLGRRDLPLLPDPSTIERCDVLICESTYGNRVHAPSGDIKMELLRILKEAVAVGGRVIVPAFALGRTQQLVYFLNELFNENLLPPIPVFVDSPLATRLTKVYRDHLEIMDTEIQLLLRDDDDPFGFPWLSYVLSSHESKELNDREGTMLIISASGMCESGRVVHHLAHAISDPHNTVALIGFQAEHTTGRRIAERQKYVKFFDRDFRLKAHVEKLDGLSAHADVTDFRWWFEQAAQAGGIGQAFLVHGEPDSATALAEVLRDFTDEDPIIPTRGQSFEV